One window of the Diospyros lotus cultivar Yz01 chromosome 12, ASM1463336v1, whole genome shotgun sequence genome contains the following:
- the LOC127813879 gene encoding probable LRR receptor-like serine/threonine-protein kinase At5g48740 has protein sequence MALFLGLWFRFMLFCASSKVIFSDPDGFLSLSCGGTSTLVDSSNITWVSDGSYVTTGNVTTVEFVEDTLSSQAPVRFFPDSPGRKCYRLPVKDLPSSVLVRAQFVYKNYDRLSKPPAFSVSLGTAISATINLTDTDPWTEEFIWPVSQDVLPVCLQSIPNAGFPVISKLEVRPLPEGAYRTGLEDFPNKFLRKSYRMNCGYNNGSLQFPSDQYDRIWDADLDYSPFHVSTGFKMESFFNSSSLMEIPPAAVLQTARVLARKEVLTYNLPLDALGDYYIILYFAGILPVSPSFDVIVNGDVIQPNYTVKNSEVSALFITMKETKSLNITLKSIKFNPQMNALEVYEIVDIPPESSSTTESALQVIQQSAGLNLGWQDDPCSPMPWDHIGCEENVVTSLELSDIPLRSINPTFGDLLDLKTLDLHNTSLAGEIQNLGSLQHLERLNLSFNQLTSFGSNLEDLVKLQILDLQNNNLKGIVPESLGELPELHLLNLEHNKLQGPLPQSLNKESLEVRTSGNLCLSFSLTCNGVSSNRSIETPEPEVTIFTNKKKHNIHNHLAIILGAVGGALLITVIVSLSVFLYARRKKIEASYTARPQTNLRNWNVAAKLFSYKEIKAATSNFKEVIGRGSFGSVYLGKLPDGKIVAVKVRFDKTQLGADSFINEVSLLSQIRHQNLVSLEGFCYEPKQQILVYEYLPGGSLAGNLYGTNSKRFTLSWVRRLKIAVDAAKGLDYLHNGSDPRIIHRDVKSSNILLDMEMNAKVCDFGLSKQVTQADASHVTTVVKGTAGYLDPEYYSTQQLTEKSDVYSFGVVLLELICGREPLSHSGTPDSFNLVLWAKPYLQAGAFEIVDESLKGTFEVESMRKAAFIASRSVERDASQRPTIAVVLQELKEAYTIQLSYLASTGHVN, from the exons ATGGCTTTGTTCTTGGGACTGTGGTTCCGTTTCATGCTATTCTGCGCCTCTAGCAAAGTGATCTTCAGCGATCCAGATG GTTTCTTGAGTTTGTCTTGTGGTGGAACGTCAACTTTGGTAGACTCTTCTAACATAACCTGGGTTTCAGACGGTAGCTATGTCACCACAGGCAATGTTACCACTGTTGAGTTTGTCGAGGACACGTTATCTTCTCAAGCCCCTGTTCGTTTCTTCCCTGATTCCCCAGGTCGAAAGTGTTACAGGCTACCAGTAAAGGATTTGCCCTCTTCTGTTCTTGTTCGAGCCCAATTTGTGTACAAGAACTATGATAGACTCTCAAAACCACCAGCATTCTCTGTTTCTCTTGGGACGGCTATTAGTGCTACTATAAACCTTACTGATACTGATCCATGGACTGAAGAGTTCATATGGCCAGTTAGCCAAGATGTTCTCCCTGTATGTCTGCAATCAATTCCAAATGCTGGTTTTCCTGTTATTTCTAAACTTGAAGTCCGGCCCCTTCCTGAAGGAGCTTACAGAACTGGTTTAGAAGATTTCCCCAACAAGTTTCTTAGGAAGAGTTATCGAATGAATTGTGGCTACAACAATGGGTCACTACA GTTCCCCTCGGATCAGTATGATCGCATATGGGATGCTGATCTGGACTATTCTCCCTTTCACGTCTCAACTGGGTTCAAAATGGAAAGTTTCTTTAATTCATCAAGTCTTATGGAGATCCCTCCAGCTGCTGTTCTTCAAACTGCAAGAGTTCTGGCACGGAAGGAGGTCCTGACCTATAATTTGCCCCTTGATGCCCTAGGAGACTACTACATTATCCTCTATTTTGCTGGTATTCTTCCTGTTTCCCCCTCATTTGATGTTATAGTTAATGGGGATGTCATTCAACCAAACTATACTGTGAAGAATTCGGAAGTGAGTGCTCTGTTTATCACGATGAAAGAAACCAAGAGCTTAAATATAACGCTGAAGAGTATCAAATTCAACCCTCAAATGAATGCACTTGAAGTTTATGAGATTGTTGACATTCCCCCAGAATCTTCTTCAACTACAG AGTCAGCCCTTCAGGTTATTCAGCAATCTGCCGGATTAAATCTAGGGTGGCAAGATGATCCATGCTCTCCGATGCCATGGGATCATATTGGATGTGAAGAAAATGTTGTTACTTCATT GGAGCTTTCTGATATCCCTTTGAGGTCAATCAACCCTACATTTGGTGATCTATTGGACCTTAAAACACT GGATTTGCATAATACATCTCTTGCAGGGGAGATACAAAATTTGGGTAGCTTGCAACATCTTGAAAGACT GAACCTGAGTTTCAATCAGCTGACATCCTTTGGTTCCAATTTGGAGGACTTGGTTAAACTTCAAATCTT GGATTTgcagaataataatttaaagggAATAGTTCCTGAAAGCCTGGGGGAGTTACCGGAACTTCACCTCTT GAATCTAGAACACAATAAACTGCAAGGCCCACTGCCCCAATCTCTGAACAAAGAAAGTTTGGAAGTTCG GACATCTGGAAATTTATGCCTGTCCTTCTCATTGACATGCAATGGTGTTTCAAGCAACCGTTCAATTGAGACACCAGAACCAGAAGTGACAATATTTACCAACAAGAAGAAACACAACATCCATAATCACTTGGCAATAATACTAGGTGCAGTTGGGGGAGCTTTACTCATCACTGTCATTGTTTCTCTTTCAGTGTTCTTGTACGcaaggagaaagaaaattgaagcCTCATATACAGCAA GACCACAAACCAATTTGCGAAACTGGAATGTTGCTGCAAAACTCTTTTCCTACAAAGAAATCAAAGCAGCTACAAGCAACTTTAAGGAGGTGATAGGCCGTGGTAGTTTTGGGTCTGTTTACCTTGGAAAGCTTCCAGATGGCAAAATAGTAGCTGTCAAAGTGCGGTTTGATAAAACCCAACTTGGAGCTGATTCTTTCATCAATGAG GTGTCTCTTTTGTCACAAATTCGTCACCAAAATCTTGTTTCATTAGAAGGGTTTTGTTATGAACCAAAGCAACAAATACTAGTTTACGAATATTTACCTGGAGGATCCTTGGCTGGTAACTTGTATG GAACAAACAGTAAGAGATTTACACTAAGCTGGGTTCGGCGATTGAAAATTGCTGTTGATGCTGCAAAAG GGTTGGACTACTTACACAATGGAAGCGATCCAAGAATCATACACCGCGATGTGAAATCCAGCAATATTCTTTTGGACATGGAGATGAATGCCAAGGTCTGTGACTTTGGCCTCTCTAAGCAAGTAACCCAGGCAGATGCATCTCATGTGACCACTGTTGTCAAGGGCACTGCTGGCTATCTTGATCCGGA ATATTATTCCACCCAACAGCTGACTGAGAAAAGTGATGTCTATAGCTTTGGAGTTGTTCTGCTGGAGCTCATTTGTGGCCGAGAACCGTTAAGTCACTCTGGAACTCCAGATTCCTTCAATTTGGTTTTATGG